One window from the genome of Bufo bufo chromosome 4, aBufBuf1.1, whole genome shotgun sequence encodes:
- the POMC gene encoding pro-opiomelanocortin, with protein sequence MLQPGWRCILTILGAFIFHVGEVKSQCWESGKCADLSSEDGILECIKACKMDLSAESPVFPGNGHMQPLSENIRKYVMSHFRWNKFGRRNSTGSDSNNAGYKREDIANYPIFNLFPTNDNQNTQDGNMEEEAMDKQDNKRSYSMEHFRWGKPVGKKRRPIKVFPSDAEEESSEIYPTEYRRELSVEFDYPDTNSEEDMDDSMLMESPNKKDRKYKMHHFRWEGPPKDKRYGGFMTPERSQTPLMTLFKNAIIKNAHKKGQ encoded by the exons ATGTTGCAGCCAGGGTGGAGATGTATCCTGACAATACTCGGGGCGTTTATATTTCACGTCGGTGAGGTCAaaagtcagtgctgggagagcgGTAAATGTGCAGATCTGAGCAGCGAGGATGGGATACTG GAATGTATTAAAGCCTGCAAGATGGACCTGTCTGCAGAGTCACCAGTGTTTCCTGGGAATGGACACATgcaaccactctctgaaaacatcaGGAAGTATGTCATGAGCCACTTCCGCTGGAATAAGTTTGGCCGAAGGAATAGCACCGGTAGCGATAGCAACAATGCAGGTTACAAACGGGAAGATATAGCCAACTACCCCATATTTAACCTGTTCCCCACTAATGACAACCAAAACACACAAGATGGCAACATGGAAGAAGAAGCTATGGACAAGCAAGACAATAAGAGGTCATATTCTATGGAACACTTCCGATGGGGTAAACCAGTCGGCAAAAAAAGGAGACCTATTAAGGTTTTCCCAAGCGATGCTGAGGAAGAGTCATCGGAAATCTACCCAACAGAGTACAGAAGAGAGTTGTCTGTAGAGTTTGACTACCCCGATACCAACTCCGAAGAAGACATGGACGACAGCATGTTGATGGAAAGCCCAAATAAAAAAGATCGGAAGTATAAAATGCATCATTTTCGATGGGAAGGTCCACCCAAAGACAAAAGATATGGAGGATTCATGACCCCTGAGCGCAGTCAGACTCCACTAATGACTCTTTTCAAAAATGCCATTATTAAAAATGCCCACAAGAAGGGTCAATAA